The following coding sequences are from one Neodiprion lecontei isolate iyNeoLeco1 chromosome 7, iyNeoLeco1.1, whole genome shotgun sequence window:
- the LOC107219980 gene encoding flocculation protein FLO11 isoform X29, which yields MKKSSCSILAVLVLFQLCGGIHTRVISDIPSPDNNEGSGFGGDGIEEIQNGFESINSGPEIVPIEVNGGDQQYLEGLPPAPIQGNMGGIPEFNNGFDLMNFEPENVPIEVNGEDQQYFEGLPPASFQENMGDNPEFNNGFDSMNFEPENVPIDVNGGDQQYFEGLPPAPFEGNIDYIVSQGDNENGQAAFGIQGEDADAGIPVGNDEQPIDNDANVDVQDDSPVIGFVGQNTIFDEQAPLNNAGFSDNMGDGSGEQASATNAGSGSQSGDNSGEQAPANNAGSGSQSGDNSGEQASANNAGSGSQSGSSSGEQASSDNAGSGSQFGKASVEWRINSTATINEAATNTEVATTTEAQTTTEAATTAEAASTTEAQTTTEAGTSDEAASTTEAGTGDEAASTTDAGTSDEAGTTDEAASTTEAGTGDEAVSTTEAGTSDEAASTTEAGTSDEGASTTEAGTSDEAGTTDEAASTTEAGTSDEAASTTEAGTSDEAGTTDEAASTTEAGTGDEAASTTEAGTSDEAASTTEAGTSDEGASTTEAGTSDEAGTTDEAASTTEAGTSDEAASTTEAGTSDEGASTTEAGTSDEAGTTDEAASTTEAGTSDEVASTTEAGTSDEGASTTEAGTSDEAGTTDEAASTTEAGTSDEAASTTEAGTGDEAVSTTEAGTSDEAASTTEAGTSDEGASTTEAGTSDEAGTTDEAASTTEAGTSDEVASTTEAGTSDEGASTTEAGTSDEAGTTDEAASTTEAGTSDEAASTTEAGTGDEAVSTTEAGTSDEAASTTEAGTSDEGASTTEAGTSDEAETTDEAASTTEAGTSDEAASTTEAGTSDEGASTTEAGTSDEAGTTDEAASTTEAGTSDEAASTTEAGTGDEAVSTTEAGTGDEAASTTEAGTSDEAASTTEAGTGDEAVSTTEAGTSDEAASTTEAGTSDEGASTTEAGTSDEAGTTDEAASTTEAGTSDEAASTTEAGTSDEGASTTEAGTSDEAGTTDEAASTTEAGTSDEAASTTEAGTSDEAGTTDEAALTTEAGTSDEAASTTEAGTSDEAGTTTEAGTGDEAASTTEAGTSDEAASTTEAGTSDEAASTTEAGTTDEAGTTTEAGTGDEAASTTEAATSDEAASTTEAGTTDEAASTTEAGTSDEAASTTEAGTSDEAASTTEAGTTDEAGTTTEAGTGDEAASTTEAGTTDEAALTTEAGTSDEAASTTEAGTSDEAASTTEAGTSDEAASTTEAGTSDEAASTTEAETSDEAGTTDEAASTTGAGTTDVAASTTEDQTTTEAQTTTEAATTTAQTTTEVQTTTEAQTTTSAPTTTETPTTVVTTLSDESSDTSSSYDSGWSLWDAVVSSVKTAASATKNTLFGWL from the exons ATGAAGAAATCTTCCTGCTCGATTCTCGCCGTGTTGGTGTTGTTCCAACTCTGCGGCGGAATTCATACACGAG TCATTTCTGATATACCTTCACCGGACAATAACGAGGGTAGCGGTTTCGGAGGTGATGGAATTGAAG AGATCCAAAATGGATTCGAATCGATCAATTCTGGGCCGGAAATTGTTCCGATAG AGGTCAATGGAGGAGACCAACAATATTTGGAAGGGTTGCCACCTGCTCCAATCCAAGGAAATATGGGTGGTATTCCAGAGTTCAACAATGGATTCGACTTAATGAATTTTGAGCCTGAAAATGTTCCGATAG AGGTTAATGGAGAAGACCAACAATATTTTGAAGGATTGCCACCTGCTTCATTCCAAGAGAACATGGGTGATAATCCAGAGTTCAACAATGGATTTGACTCAATGAATTTTGAGCCTGAAAATGTTCCGATAG ACGTCAACGGAGGAGatcaacaatattttgaaGGATTGCCACCTGCTCCATTCGAAGGAAACATAG ATTACATCGTGAGTCAAGGCGATAATGAAAACGGGCAAGCAGCCTTCGGAATTCAGGGTGAAG ACGCTGATGCGGGCATTCCAGTAGGCAATGACGAACAGCCAATTGATAATG ATGCCAACGTTGACGTTCAAGATGATTCACCGGTCATTGGATTTGTAGGACAAA ATACCATCTTTGACGAACAAGCGCCGCTGAACAATGCAGGTTTCTCGGATAACATGG GTGACGGCTCTGGAGAACAAGCATCAGCAACCAATGCAGGTTCCGGTAGTCAATCTG GTGACAACTCTGGCGAACAAGCACCAGCAAACAATGCAGGTTCCGGTAGTCAATCTG GTGATAACTCTGGTGAACAAGCATCAGCAAACAATGCAGGTTCCGGCAGTCAATCAG GCAGTAGCTCTGGAGAACAAGCATCATCAGACAATGCAGGTTCCGGTAGTCAATTTG GCAAAGCATCTGTTGAATGGAGAATTAATTCGACTGCGACAATTAACGAAGCCGCGACAAACACTGAAGTTGCGACGACGACTGAAGCACAGACAACCACGGAAGCTGCAACAACTGCTGAAGCTGCATCAACGACCGAAGCTCAGACAACGACCGAAGCTGGAACAAGTGACGAAGCTGCGTCAACGACCGAAGCTGGAACGGGTGACGAAGCTGCGTCAACGACCGACGCTGGAACAAGTGATGAAG CTGGAACAACTGACGAAGCTGCTTCAACGACCGAAGCTGGAACGGGTGACGAAGCTGTGTCAACGACCGAAGCTGGAACAAGTGACGAAGCTGCTTCAACGACCGAAGCTGGAACAAGTGACGAAGGTGCGTCGACAACCGAAGCTGGAACAAGTGACGAAGCTGGAACAACTGACGAAGCTGCTTCAACGACCGAAGCTGGAACAAGTGACGAAGCTGCTTCAACGACCGAAGCTGGAACAAGTGACGAAGCTGGAACAACTGACGAAGCTGCTTCAACGACCGAAGCTGGAACGGGTGACGAAGCTGCGTCAACGACCGAAGCTGGAACAAGTGACGAAGCTGCTTCAACGACCGAAGCTGGAACAAGTGACGAAGGTGCGTCGACAACCGAAGCTGGAACAAGTGACGAAGCTGGAACAACTGACGAAGCTGCTTCAACGACCGAAGCTGGAACAAGTGACGAAGCTGCTTCAACGACCGAAGCTGGAACAAGTGACGAAGGTGCGTCGACAACCGAAGCTGGAACAAGTGACGAAGCTGGAACAACTGACGAAGCTGCTTCAACGACCGAAGCTGGAACAAGTGATGAAGTTGCTTCAACGACCGAAGCTGGAACAAGTGACGAAGGTGCGTCGACAACCGAAGCTGGAACAAGTGACGAAGCTGGAACAACTGACGAAGCTGCTTCAACGACCGAAGCTGGAACAAGTGACGAAGCTGCTTCAACGACCGAAGCTGGAACGGGTGACGAAGCTGTGTCAACGACCGAAGCTGGAACAAGTGACGAAGCTGCTTCAACGACCGAAGCTGGAACAAGTGACGAAGGTGCGTCGACAACCGAAGCTGGAACAAGTGACGAAGCTGGAACAACTGACGAAGCTGCTTCAACGACCGAAGCTGGAACAAGTGATGAAGTTGCTTCAACGACCGAAGCTGGAACAAGTGACGAAGGTGCGTCGACAACCGAAGCTGGAACAAGTGACGAAGCTGGAACAACTGACGAAGCTGCTTCAACGACCGAAGCTGGAACAAGTGACGAAGCTGCTTCAACGACCGAAGCTGGAACGGGTGACGAAGCTGTGTCAACGACCGAAGCTGGAACAAGTGACGAAGCTGCTTCAACGACCGAAGCTGGAACAAGTGACGAAGGTGCGTCGACAACCGAAGCTGGAACAAGTGACGAAGCTGAAACAACTGACGAAGCTGCTTCAACGACCGAAGCTGGAACAAGTGACGAAGCTGCTTCAACGACCGAAGCTGGAACAAGTGACGAAGGTGCGTCGACAACCGAAGCTGGAACAAGTGACGAAGCTGGAACAACTGACGAAGCTGCTTCAACGACCGAAGCTGGAACAAGTGACGAAGCTGCTTCAACGACCGAAGCTGGAACGGGTGACGAAGCTGTGTCAACGACCGAAGCTGGAACGGGTGACGAAGCTGCATCAACGACCGAAGCTGGAACAAGTGACGAAGCTGCTTCAACGACCGAAGCTGGAACGGGTGACGAAGCTGTGTCAACGACCGAAGCTGGAACAAGTGACGAAGCTGCTTCAACGACCGAAGCTGGAACAAGTGACGAAGGTGCGTCGACAACCGAAGCTGGAACAAGTGACGAAGCTGGAACAACTGACGAAGCTGCTTCAACGACCGAAGCTGGAACAAGTGACGAAGCTGCTTCAACGACCGAAGCTGGAACAAGTGACGAAGGTGCGTCGACAACCGAAGCTGGAACAAGTGACGAAGCTGGAACAACTGACGAAGCTGCTTCAACGACCGAAGCTGGAACAAGTGACGAAGCTGCGTCAACCACCGAAGCTGGAACAAGTGACGAAG CTGGAACAACTGACGAAGCTGCTTTAACGACCGAAGCTGGAACGAGTGACGAAGCTGCGTCAACGACCGAAGCTGGAACAAGTGACGAAGCTGGAACAACGACCGAAGCTGGAACGGGTGACGAAGCTGCGTCAACGACCGAAGCTGGAACGAGTGACGAAGCTGCTTCAACGACCGAAGCTGGAACGAGTGACGAAGCTGCGTCAACGACCGAAGCTGGAACAACTGACGAAGCTGGAACAACGACCGAAGCTGGAACGGGTGACGAAGCTGCGTCAACGACCGAAGCTGCAACGAGTGACGAAGCTGCGTCAACGACCGAAGCTGGAACAACTGACGAAGCTGCGTCAACGACCGAAGCTGGAACGAGTGACGAAGCTGCTTCAACGACCGAAGCTGGAACGAGTGACGAAGCTGCGTCAACGACCGAAGCTGGAACAACTGACGAAGCTGGAACAACGACCGAAGCTGGAACGGGTGACGAAGCTGCGTCAACGACCGAAGCTGGAACAACTGACGAAGCTGCTTTAACGACCGAAGCTGGAACGAGTGACGAAGCTGCGTCAACGACCGAAGCTGGAACGAGTGACGAAGCTGCTTCAACGACCGAAGCTGGAACGAGTGACGAAGCTGCGTCAACGACCGAAGCTGGAACGAGTGACGAAGCTGCGTCAACGACCGAAGCTGAAACAAGTGACGAAGCTGGAACAACTGACGAAGCTGCTTCAACGACCGGAGCTGGAACAACTGATGTAGCTGCGTCAACAACCGAAGATCAGACAACGACCGAAGCTCAGACAACCACCGAAGCTGCAACAACCACAGCACAGACAACGACTGAAGTTCAAACAACAACCGAAGCTCAGACAACTACTTCTGCTC CTACCACAACGGAAACTCCTACCACAGTCGTCACTACTCTTTCTGATG AATCTTCCGACACGTCGTCCTCCTATGATTCCGGTTGGTCGCTATGGGATGCTGTTGTATCAAGTG TCAAGACCGCTGCATCGgcaactaaaaatacgttattCGGATGGTTATAA
- the LOC107219980 gene encoding flocculation protein FLO11 isoform X11, producing the protein MKKSSCSILAVLVLFQLCGGIHTRVISDIPSPDNNEGSGFGGDGIEEIQNGFESINSGPEIVPIEVNGGDQQYLEGLPPAPIQGNMGGIPEFNNGFDLMNFEPENVPIEVNGEDQQYFEGLPPASFQENMGDNPEFNNGFDSMNFEPENVPIDVNGGDQQYFEGLPPAPFEGNIDYIVSQGDNENGQAAFGIQGEDADAGIPVGNDEQPIDNDANVDVQDDSPVIGFVGQNTIFDEQAPLNNAGFSDNMGDGSGEQASATNAGSGSQSGDNSGEQAPANNAGSGSQSGDNSGEQASANNAGSGSQSGSSSGEQASSDNAGSGSQFGKASVEWRINSTATINEAATNTEVATTTEAQTTTEAATTAEAASTTEAQTTTEAGTSDEAASTTEAGTGDEAASTTDAGTSDEAGTTDEAASTTEAGTGDEAVSTTEAGTSDEAASTTEAGTSDEGASTTEAGTSDEAGTTDEAASTTEAGTSDEAASTTEAGTSDEAGTTDEAASTTEAGTGDEAASTTEAGTSDEAASTTEAGTSDEAGTTDEAASTTEAGTSDEAASTTEAGTSDEGASTTEAGTSDEAGTTDEAASTTEAGTSDEVASTTEAGTSDEGASTTEAGTSDEAGTTDEAASTTEAGTSDEAASTTEAGTGDEAVSTTEAGTSDEAASTTEAGTSDEGASTTEAGTSDEAGTTDEAASTTEAGTSDEVASTTEAGTSDEGASTTEAGTSDEAGTTDEAASTTEAGTSDEAASTTEAGTGDEAVSTTEAGTSDEAASTTEAGTSDEGASTTEAGTSDEAETTDEAASTTEAGTSDEAASTTEAGTSDEGASTTEAGTSDEAGTTDEAASTTEAGTSDEAASTTEAGTGDEAVSTTEAGTGDEAASTTEAGTSDEAASTTEAGTGDEAVSTTEAGTSDEAASTTEAGTSDEGASTTEAGTSDEAGTTDEAASTTEAGTSDEAASTTEAGTSDEGASTTEAGTSDEAGTTDEAASTTEAGTSDEAASTTEAGTSDEAGTTDEAASTTEAGTSDEAASTTEAGTSDEGASTTEAGTSDEAGTTDEAASTTEAGTSDEAASTTEAGTSDEAASTTEAGASDEAASTTEAGTTDEAALTTEAGTSDEAASTTEAGTSDEAGTTTEAGTGDEAASTTEAGTSDEAASTTEAGTSDEAASTTEAGTTDEAGTTTEAGTGDEAASTTEAATSDEAASTTEAGTTDEAASTTEAGTSDEAASTTEAGTSDEAASTTEAGTTDEAGTTTEAGTGDEAASTTEAGTTDEAALTTEAGTSDEAASTTEAGTSDEAASTTEAGTSDEAASTTEAGTSDEAASTTEAETSDEAGTTDEAASTTGAGTTDVAASTTEDQTTTEAQTTTEAATTTAQTTTEVQTTTEAQTTTSAPTTTETPTTVVTTLSDESSDTSSSYDSGWSLWDAVVSSVKTAASATKNTLFGWL; encoded by the exons ATGAAGAAATCTTCCTGCTCGATTCTCGCCGTGTTGGTGTTGTTCCAACTCTGCGGCGGAATTCATACACGAG TCATTTCTGATATACCTTCACCGGACAATAACGAGGGTAGCGGTTTCGGAGGTGATGGAATTGAAG AGATCCAAAATGGATTCGAATCGATCAATTCTGGGCCGGAAATTGTTCCGATAG AGGTCAATGGAGGAGACCAACAATATTTGGAAGGGTTGCCACCTGCTCCAATCCAAGGAAATATGGGTGGTATTCCAGAGTTCAACAATGGATTCGACTTAATGAATTTTGAGCCTGAAAATGTTCCGATAG AGGTTAATGGAGAAGACCAACAATATTTTGAAGGATTGCCACCTGCTTCATTCCAAGAGAACATGGGTGATAATCCAGAGTTCAACAATGGATTTGACTCAATGAATTTTGAGCCTGAAAATGTTCCGATAG ACGTCAACGGAGGAGatcaacaatattttgaaGGATTGCCACCTGCTCCATTCGAAGGAAACATAG ATTACATCGTGAGTCAAGGCGATAATGAAAACGGGCAAGCAGCCTTCGGAATTCAGGGTGAAG ACGCTGATGCGGGCATTCCAGTAGGCAATGACGAACAGCCAATTGATAATG ATGCCAACGTTGACGTTCAAGATGATTCACCGGTCATTGGATTTGTAGGACAAA ATACCATCTTTGACGAACAAGCGCCGCTGAACAATGCAGGTTTCTCGGATAACATGG GTGACGGCTCTGGAGAACAAGCATCAGCAACCAATGCAGGTTCCGGTAGTCAATCTG GTGACAACTCTGGCGAACAAGCACCAGCAAACAATGCAGGTTCCGGTAGTCAATCTG GTGATAACTCTGGTGAACAAGCATCAGCAAACAATGCAGGTTCCGGCAGTCAATCAG GCAGTAGCTCTGGAGAACAAGCATCATCAGACAATGCAGGTTCCGGTAGTCAATTTG GCAAAGCATCTGTTGAATGGAGAATTAATTCGACTGCGACAATTAACGAAGCCGCGACAAACACTGAAGTTGCGACGACGACTGAAGCACAGACAACCACGGAAGCTGCAACAACTGCTGAAGCTGCATCAACGACCGAAGCTCAGACAACGACCGAAGCTGGAACAAGTGACGAAGCTGCGTCAACGACCGAAGCTGGAACGGGTGACGAAGCTGCGTCAACGACCGACGCTGGAACAAGTGATGAAG CTGGAACAACTGACGAAGCTGCTTCAACGACCGAAGCTGGAACGGGTGACGAAGCTGTGTCAACGACCGAAGCTGGAACAAGTGACGAAGCTGCTTCAACGACCGAAGCTGGAACAAGTGACGAAGGTGCGTCGACAACCGAAGCTGGAACAAGTGACGAAGCTGGAACAACTGACGAAGCTGCTTCAACGACCGAAGCTGGAACAAGTGACGAAGCTGCTTCAACGACCGAAGCTGGAACAAGTGACGAAGCTGGAACAACTGACGAAGCTGCTTCAACGACCGAAGCTGGAACGGGTGACGAAGCTGCGTCAACGACCGAAGCTGGAACAAGTGACGAAGCTGCTTCAACGACCGAAGCTGGAACAAGTGACGAAG CTGGAACAACTGACGAAGCTGCTTCAACGACCGAAGCTGGAACAAGTGACGAAGCTGCTTCAACGACCGAAGCTGGAACAAGTGACGAAGGTGCGTCGACAACCGAAGCTGGAACAAGTGACGAAGCTGGAACAACTGACGAAGCTGCTTCAACGACCGAAGCTGGAACAAGTGATGAAGTTGCTTCAACGACCGAAGCTGGAACAAGTGACGAAGGTGCGTCGACAACCGAAGCTGGAACAAGTGACGAAGCTGGAACAACTGACGAAGCTGCTTCAACGACCGAAGCTGGAACAAGTGACGAAGCTGCTTCAACGACCGAAGCTGGAACGGGTGACGAAGCTGTGTCAACGACCGAAGCTGGAACAAGTGACGAAGCTGCTTCAACGACCGAAGCTGGAACAAGTGACGAAGGTGCGTCGACAACCGAAGCTGGAACAAGTGACGAAGCTGGAACAACTGACGAAGCTGCTTCAACGACCGAAGCTGGAACAAGTGATGAAGTTGCTTCAACGACCGAAGCTGGAACAAGTGACGAAGGTGCGTCGACAACCGAAGCTGGAACAAGTGACGAAGCTGGAACAACTGACGAAGCTGCTTCAACGACCGAAGCTGGAACAAGTGACGAAGCTGCTTCAACGACCGAAGCTGGAACGGGTGACGAAGCTGTGTCAACGACCGAAGCTGGAACAAGTGACGAAGCTGCTTCAACGACCGAAGCTGGAACAAGTGACGAAGGTGCGTCGACAACCGAAGCTGGAACAAGTGACGAAGCTGAAACAACTGACGAAGCTGCTTCAACGACCGAAGCTGGAACAAGTGACGAAGCTGCTTCAACGACCGAAGCTGGAACAAGTGACGAAGGTGCGTCGACAACCGAAGCTGGAACAAGTGACGAAGCTGGAACAACTGACGAAGCTGCTTCAACGACCGAAGCTGGAACAAGTGACGAAGCTGCTTCAACGACCGAAGCTGGAACGGGTGACGAAGCTGTGTCAACGACCGAAGCTGGAACGGGTGACGAAGCTGCATCAACGACCGAAGCTGGAACAAGTGACGAAGCTGCTTCAACGACCGAAGCTGGAACGGGTGACGAAGCTGTGTCAACGACCGAAGCTGGAACAAGTGACGAAGCTGCTTCAACGACCGAAGCTGGAACAAGTGACGAAGGTGCGTCGACAACCGAAGCTGGAACAAGTGACGAAGCTGGAACAACTGACGAAGCTGCTTCAACGACCGAAGCTGGAACAAGTGACGAAGCTGCTTCAACGACCGAAGCTGGAACAAGTGACGAAGGTGCGTCGACAACCGAAGCTGGAACAAGTGACGAAGCTGGAACAACTGACGAAGCTGCTTCAACGACCGAAGCTGGAACAAGTGACGAAGCTGCGTCAACCACCGAAGCTGGAACAAGTGACGAAG CTGGAACAACTGACGAAGCTGCTTCAACGACCGAAGCTGGAACGAGTGACGAAGCTGCGTCAACGACCGAAGCTGGAACAAGTGACGAAGGTGCGTCGACAACCGAAGCTGGAACAAGTGACGAAGCTGGAACAACTGACGAAGCTGCTTCAACGACCGAAGCTGGAACAAGTGACGAAGCTGCGTCAACGACCGAAGCTGGAACGAGTGACGAAG CTGCTTCAACGACCGAAGCTGGAGCGAGTGACGAAGCTGCGTCAACGACCGAAGCTGGAACAACTGACGAAGCTGCTTTAACGACCGAAGCTGGAACGAGTGACGAAGCTGCGTCAACGACCGAAGCTGGAACAAGTGACGAAGCTGGAACAACGACCGAAGCTGGAACGGGTGACGAAGCTGCGTCAACGACCGAAGCTGGAACGAGTGACGAAGCTGCTTCAACGACCGAAGCTGGAACGAGTGACGAAGCTGCGTCAACGACCGAAGCTGGAACAACTGACGAAGCTGGAACAACGACCGAAGCTGGAACGGGTGACGAAGCTGCGTCAACGACCGAAGCTGCAACGAGTGACGAAGCTGCGTCAACGACCGAAGCTGGAACAACTGACGAAGCTGCGTCAACGACCGAAGCTGGAACGAGTGACGAAGCTGCTTCAACGACCGAAGCTGGAACGAGTGACGAAGCTGCGTCAACGACCGAAGCTGGAACAACTGACGAAGCTGGAACAACGACCGAAGCTGGAACGGGTGACGAAGCTGCGTCAACGACCGAAGCTGGAACAACTGACGAAGCTGCTTTAACGACCGAAGCTGGAACGAGTGACGAAGCTGCGTCAACGACCGAAGCTGGAACGAGTGACGAAGCTGCTTCAACGACCGAAGCTGGAACGAGTGACGAAGCTGCGTCAACGACCGAAGCTGGAACGAGTGACGAAGCTGCGTCAACGACCGAAGCTGAAACAAGTGACGAAGCTGGAACAACTGACGAAGCTGCTTCAACGACCGGAGCTGGAACAACTGATGTAGCTGCGTCAACAACCGAAGATCAGACAACGACCGAAGCTCAGACAACCACCGAAGCTGCAACAACCACAGCACAGACAACGACTGAAGTTCAAACAACAACCGAAGCTCAGACAACTACTTCTGCTC CTACCACAACGGAAACTCCTACCACAGTCGTCACTACTCTTTCTGATG AATCTTCCGACACGTCGTCCTCCTATGATTCCGGTTGGTCGCTATGGGATGCTGTTGTATCAAGTG TCAAGACCGCTGCATCGgcaactaaaaatacgttattCGGATGGTTATAA